The Flavobacterium sp. HJ-32-4 genome contains a region encoding:
- a CDS encoding low molecular weight protein-tyrosine-phosphatase, giving the protein MPTRILMVCLGNICRSPLAEGILASKLPRDEFKVDSAGTGSYHVGSQPDKRSINIAQQRGLDISAQRARQFTVDDFHRYDHIFVMDQSNLRDVLRLAPNDEMKQKVRLILDAIFPGENVDVPDPYFGLDNGFATVYDMLDEACDVIAQRLQSGS; this is encoded by the coding sequence GTCGGTCTCCGCTGGCAGAAGGTATTCTCGCATCCAAGTTACCCCGCGACGAATTCAAAGTCGACTCCGCCGGAACCGGAAGCTACCACGTAGGAAGCCAACCCGACAAACGCTCGATCAATATCGCCCAACAACGCGGACTCGACATCTCGGCCCAACGCGCGCGACAATTCACCGTGGATGATTTCCACCGCTACGACCACATTTTCGTAATGGACCAAAGCAACCTCCGCGATGTGCTGCGCCTGGCCCCGAACGACGAAATGAAACAGAAAGTACGGCTCATTCTCGATGCTATCTTTCCGGGCGAGAACGTGGATGTGCCCGATCCGTATTTCGGACTCGACAACGGCTTCGCGACCGTTTACGATATGCTCGACGAAGCATGTGACGTGATCGCGCAACGACTCCAATCCGGGTCCTGA
- a CDS encoding SAM-dependent methyltransferase codes for MKPTGHLYLIPTLLGDTPPDDVLPHTVRRSVETIDTYIVENEKTARKFIKSLVPDKPQPSLRLSTLNKHTAATEHREMLAPCREGIHVGLMSEAGCPGVADPGADIVRIAHETGIKVVPLVGPSSLLMAIMASGMNGQRFAFNGYLPIDKAEKKAALRQLERLSAERDQSQLFIETPYRNNKMLEDILEAIQPSTYLCIAADITLPTEYIRTLRASEWRREKVDLNKRPAIFILHKM; via the coding sequence ATGAAACCGACCGGACACCTTTACCTCATCCCTACCCTCCTCGGCGACACCCCGCCCGACGATGTGCTGCCCCACACCGTGCGCCGTTCCGTCGAAACCATCGACACCTACATCGTTGAAAACGAGAAGACCGCCCGAAAGTTCATCAAGTCACTGGTACCCGATAAACCACAGCCTTCGCTTCGGTTGTCGACCCTGAACAAACATACCGCCGCCACCGAACACCGCGAAATGCTCGCGCCATGCAGAGAGGGTATCCACGTCGGACTCATGAGCGAAGCGGGCTGCCCCGGGGTAGCTGATCCCGGCGCCGACATCGTCCGGATTGCCCACGAAACGGGTATTAAAGTAGTGCCGCTCGTAGGCCCCTCCTCCCTTCTCATGGCCATCATGGCCTCCGGAATGAACGGTCAGCGGTTCGCCTTCAACGGCTACCTGCCCATCGACAAAGCCGAAAAGAAAGCCGCCCTGCGCCAACTCGAACGCTTGTCGGCCGAAAGAGACCAATCGCAACTCTTCATCGAAACGCCGTACCGCAACAATAAAATGCTCGAAGATATACTCGAAGCCATCCAGCCCTCGACCTACCTTTGCATCGCAGCCGACATCACCCTTCCTACCGAGTACATCCGCACACTCCGCGCCTCCGAATGGCGCCGCGAAAAAGTCGACCTCAACAAACGACCGGCGATCTTCATCCTCCATAAAATGTAA
- a CDS encoding peptidoglycan-binding protein LysM has protein sequence MLKKWIYYASLTLIVAFIASGFKPLDRGDLSWFYFTDGDRLGGNFPSEDQSDYPLSNSTLLATGRTFVGYKESLAYKESQGQYKLVNRYGFMGKYQFGTSALQSIGITDRSSFLKDPVLQEKAFSALCAKNKWLLRDEIMAYEGKIVGGVRITESGMLAAAHLVGAGAVKKYLRSNGKRRIVDGFGTSLRSYLKRYGGYDTSHIVPQENPVIR, from the coding sequence ATGCTGAAGAAATGGATTTATTACGCAAGCCTTACCCTCATTGTCGCGTTCATCGCGTCTGGATTTAAGCCTCTCGACAGGGGCGACCTTTCCTGGTTTTACTTTACCGATGGCGACCGCTTAGGCGGCAATTTCCCGTCGGAAGACCAATCTGATTATCCACTTTCCAATTCGACACTTCTGGCCACCGGACGTACGTTCGTGGGGTATAAGGAGAGTCTGGCCTATAAGGAATCGCAGGGTCAGTATAAGCTGGTGAACCGCTACGGCTTCATGGGCAAATACCAGTTCGGTACGAGCGCTTTGCAGTCGATTGGGATTACCGACCGGAGTTCGTTCCTGAAAGATCCGGTGTTGCAGGAGAAAGCTTTTTCGGCTTTGTGTGCCAAGAACAAATGGCTGCTTCGCGACGAGATCATGGCCTATGAAGGCAAGATTGTCGGAGGTGTTCGCATTACGGAATCGGGCATGTTGGCGGCGGCGCACCTTGTAGGTGCGGGAGCAGTTAAGAAATACCTGCGCTCAAACGGCAAGCGCCGGATTGTTGACGGATTTGGAACGTCACTAAGGAGTTATCTGAAACGATATGGTGGTTACGATACCTCGCACATCGTGCCCCAGGAAAATCCGGTGATCCGATAA
- a CDS encoding DUF2279 domain-containing protein: MGKWGRWLIALWALPFFGQGTVERFLTPADSLDSGRRNTVVITEAVGAAATLAALNQVWYADYPRSDFHFIDDNAEWLQMDKAGHVFSAYHLGRIGSDVLQWSGASRKSQLLYGATLGFVFLSAVEVMDGYSAKWGASWGDVVANAAGTALYVSQELMWKEQRIVPKFSFHTTVYAGARPDALGSTLPEQVLKDYNGQTYWLSLNLKSFTKIEALPAWLNVAVGYGATGMITGEDRLVNTVFFPDKQRMRQFYLSLDVDLTRIPTRSHTLKTLFSLFNTLKVPAPALEIKGSQGAYWHWVYF; encoded by the coding sequence ATGGGAAAATGGGGTCGATGGCTCATTGCTTTATGGGCGTTGCCATTTTTCGGACAGGGAACCGTCGAGCGGTTTCTTACACCCGCCGATAGTCTCGATAGCGGCCGACGGAATACGGTTGTCATTACCGAGGCCGTGGGTGCCGCTGCGACCTTGGCGGCCCTGAACCAGGTGTGGTATGCCGACTACCCGCGATCGGATTTTCACTTTATAGACGATAATGCAGAGTGGCTGCAGATGGATAAGGCCGGACACGTGTTCTCAGCCTACCATTTGGGGCGTATCGGTTCGGATGTGTTGCAATGGAGTGGGGCGAGCCGGAAAAGCCAGTTGCTCTATGGCGCGACCCTGGGTTTTGTATTTCTTTCCGCCGTTGAGGTAATGGATGGCTACTCGGCCAAATGGGGTGCTTCATGGGGTGACGTGGTGGCGAATGCTGCTGGCACGGCCCTTTATGTGTCGCAGGAATTGATGTGGAAGGAGCAACGCATCGTCCCGAAGTTTTCGTTCCATACAACAGTCTATGCTGGGGCGCGACCCGATGCCTTGGGTAGTACGTTGCCAGAGCAGGTGCTAAAAGACTACAACGGGCAAACCTATTGGTTATCCTTGAACCTGAAGTCGTTTACGAAGATCGAGGCGCTGCCTGCCTGGCTGAATGTGGCGGTAGGATATGGCGCGACGGGGATGATTACGGGAGAAGACCGATTGGTGAATACCGTCTTTTTTCCGGATAAGCAGCGAATGCGGCAATTTTACCTAAGTCTCGATGTCGATTTGACCCGGATACCGACCCGTTCGCATACACTTAAGACGCTTTTTTCGTTGTTCAACACGCTTAAGGTTCCGGCTCCGGCCTTGGAAATAAAGGGCTCGCAAGGGGCTTACTGGCATTGGGTGTATTTTTAG
- the mltG gene encoding endolytic transglycosylase MltG encodes MKKKLLIGGGVLLLALLVVAGIFYVRIFTSNTKFDEKELYVEIPTGSNFESVVKLLTPYVDNLDKFRSVAELKKYDRNVKPGRFLLTKGMNNNEIVVALRQNKPLHLAFNNQERLEDLAGRIAGQIEADSTSLMTAFTDPAFLDTNGFTPDNVLSMFVPNSYEIFWNTDAVTFRDRMLSEYQKFWTPDRKAAAEAQNLTPLQVSALAAIVHKETVKSDERPRVAGVYLNRLKIGMKLEADPTVIYAVKRKSGDFAQVIKRVLNKDLAVDSPYNMYMYGGLPPGPIAMPDISAIEAVLHPEKHNYLYFCASVERFGYHEFAVTPAQHEVNRRKYVAWINSQGIKR; translated from the coding sequence ATGAAAAAGAAACTACTGATCGGTGGCGGCGTGCTCTTGTTGGCGCTGCTCGTTGTGGCCGGTATATTTTATGTCCGGATTTTTACGTCCAATACGAAGTTCGACGAAAAAGAGCTATACGTCGAAATCCCGACTGGCAGCAATTTTGAAAGCGTCGTGAAATTGCTGACACCTTATGTAGACAACCTCGATAAATTCCGTTCGGTAGCCGAGCTTAAGAAATATGACCGGAACGTCAAACCCGGTCGTTTCCTGCTGACGAAAGGGATGAACAACAACGAAATCGTCGTGGCGCTCCGTCAAAACAAACCGCTGCATCTGGCATTCAACAACCAGGAGCGGCTCGAAGACCTTGCCGGACGCATCGCGGGCCAGATTGAAGCAGACAGCACCTCGCTAATGACGGCGTTTACCGATCCGGCCTTTTTGGATACGAACGGGTTTACGCCTGATAATGTGTTGAGTATGTTCGTGCCCAATTCGTATGAGATTTTCTGGAACACCGATGCCGTCACCTTCCGCGACCGCATGTTGTCGGAGTATCAGAAATTCTGGACGCCCGACCGCAAGGCGGCTGCCGAGGCGCAGAATCTGACGCCATTGCAGGTATCGGCTTTGGCTGCCATCGTACATAAGGAAACGGTGAAGTCGGACGAAAGGCCTCGTGTAGCGGGTGTTTACCTGAACCGACTGAAAATCGGGATGAAACTCGAGGCGGATCCTACGGTCATCTATGCTGTAAAACGCAAATCAGGGGATTTTGCCCAGGTGATCAAACGGGTGTTAAACAAAGATCTGGCCGTTGATTCACCCTATAATATGTATATGTACGGCGGGTTGCCGCCAGGGCCTATCGCCATGCCCGACATTTCGGCTATCGAAGCGGTATTGCATCCGGAGAAGCACAACTACCTCTATTTCTGTGCCTCCGTCGAGCGTTTTGGGTACCATGAATTTGCGGTGACACCCGCCCAACACGAGGTCAACCGCCGGAAATACGTAGCCTGGATCAATAGCCAGGGCATCAAGCGGTAA
- a CDS encoding GNAT family N-acetyltransferase produces MLTGSHCHLRALEPEDLDYIYRVENDTAIWEASHTQTPYSRFLIRQYLENAHQDIYEAKQLRLLIEEVATQRPLGLIDLFDFDPQHRRAGVGILISDATGRGKGIGTEALGLLVDYAFRTLHLHQLYANIDPENEASIRLFTTFGFASCGLKREWNLRNGRYRDEALYQLIHTQ; encoded by the coding sequence ATGCTAACCGGATCGCATTGCCATTTGCGGGCGTTGGAGCCTGAAGACCTTGACTACATCTACCGGGTCGAAAACGACACGGCTATCTGGGAAGCCAGCCATACCCAAACACCTTACAGCCGTTTCCTGATCCGGCAGTACCTCGAGAACGCCCACCAGGATATTTATGAAGCGAAACAACTACGGCTTTTAATAGAAGAGGTAGCGACACAACGACCGCTCGGTCTTATCGATTTGTTCGATTTCGATCCGCAGCACCGTCGGGCCGGCGTCGGGATTTTGATTAGCGATGCGACTGGACGCGGAAAAGGAATCGGGACGGAAGCGCTTGGGTTATTGGTCGATTATGCATTCCGTACCCTGCATCTGCACCAGCTTTACGCAAATATCGATCCGGAAAACGAAGCGAGCATTCGGCTTTTTACTACTTTTGGCTTCGCCTCCTGCGGCCTGAAGCGCGAGTGGAACCTCCGCAACGGACGGTACCGCGATGAGGCACTTTACCAATTGATTCATACCCAATGA
- the dapF gene encoding diaminopimelate epimerase, whose product MLIEFHKYQGTGNDFVMIDNRSGFFPKDDVATVARLCDRRFGIGADGLILLEGMGAADFRMVYYNSDGNESSMCGNGGRCLVAFAAQLGLITDTAYFIATDGPHHARRSSDGIVSLQMKDVADVSVNKDYVFLDTGSPHHVEMVDDLRHLDVKSKGAAIRYSDLYGAKGSNVNFVAALGDGRFAVRTYERGVEDETLSCGTGATAVALAMYATGQTTAHRVGLEVEGGQLEVSFRPEGKGFKDVFLIGPAKFVFSGQIDI is encoded by the coding sequence ATGCTGATTGAATTCCATAAATACCAGGGCACCGGCAACGACTTTGTCATGATCGACAACCGGTCGGGTTTTTTCCCAAAAGACGACGTCGCAACGGTCGCCCGACTGTGTGACCGGCGTTTCGGAATTGGGGCGGATGGCTTGATCCTGCTGGAAGGAATGGGTGCTGCGGATTTCCGTATGGTATATTACAACTCCGATGGAAACGAAAGCAGTATGTGCGGAAACGGAGGACGTTGCCTGGTGGCGTTCGCCGCACAACTCGGACTCATCACCGACACGGCCTATTTCATCGCGACGGATGGCCCGCATCACGCCCGGCGATCCAGCGACGGTATCGTGTCACTGCAGATGAAGGATGTGGCGGATGTTTCAGTGAATAAAGACTACGTATTTCTTGACACGGGCTCGCCCCATCATGTCGAAATGGTCGACGATCTCCGTCACCTGGATGTGAAATCGAAAGGGGCCGCGATCCGCTATTCGGACCTGTACGGCGCCAAAGGCAGCAACGTCAACTTTGTAGCCGCTTTGGGCGACGGACGTTTTGCCGTCCGCACCTACGAGCGGGGTGTGGAAGACGAAACCCTGTCATGTGGCACCGGGGCGACAGCTGTGGCACTTGCCATGTACGCTACGGGCCAGACGACGGCACACCGCGTGGGGCTTGAGGTGGAAGGCGGGCAATTGGAAGTTTCATTCCGCCCGGAAGGGAAGGGGTTTAAGGATGTATTTCTGATCGGTCCGGCGAAGTTCGTATTCTCGGGCCAAATTGACATCTGA
- a CDS encoding trypsin-like peptidase domain-containing protein — protein sequence MKRVSDLFLVALLSGGVTLGAYKLLFENGNDRKSIVTTATESPYRAVGLSSEAVDFTDAADKAVHTVVHVKNVSYRTVTNPIMEFFYGYGGNQTQEQVGTGSGVIISEDGYIVTNNHVVKDASDLEITLNNKKVYKAKLIGTDSKMDIALLKIDADEKLPYAVFADSDNVKVGEWVLAVGNPYNLNSTVTAGIISAKARNLDTNGIQSFIQTDAAVNPGNSGGALVNTHGELIGINTMISSMTGSYIGYSFAVPSNIARKIIEDLMEYGNVQRGVLGVNGAEVNGPFSKEYKLNVSEGFYIGSVEKNSGAEKAGLKEGDVITKIDNRAITSFADLSGYINTKRPDDKVQVTFVRGSDTKTVTVALTKNEFISKQYKGIEFENITATDKKRFNIGYGVKITDVTNARLAPYAQDLKGGVILRINNTKIMDVETATKMLSGVDDNESVQIEMLTANGQVVRFIL from the coding sequence ATGAAAAGAGTATCTGATTTGTTTTTGGTCGCTCTTTTGAGCGGCGGCGTCACGCTCGGCGCTTATAAACTGCTTTTTGAAAACGGGAACGACCGGAAATCGATCGTGACCACAGCTACTGAAAGCCCGTATCGAGCGGTAGGCCTTTCATCGGAAGCCGTTGATTTTACGGATGCGGCTGACAAGGCGGTTCATACCGTCGTACACGTGAAGAACGTGTCGTATCGCACGGTCACCAACCCGATTATGGAATTCTTCTACGGCTATGGCGGTAACCAGACACAGGAGCAGGTCGGCACCGGCTCGGGTGTTATCATCTCGGAGGACGGCTACATCGTGACGAACAACCACGTCGTGAAGGACGCATCCGACTTGGAGATCACGCTGAATAACAAGAAAGTATACAAAGCGAAACTCATCGGCACCGATTCCAAAATGGATATCGCCCTGTTGAAAATCGACGCCGATGAAAAACTGCCGTATGCGGTGTTTGCCGATTCGGATAACGTGAAAGTGGGCGAATGGGTGCTGGCGGTCGGAAACCCGTACAACCTGAATTCGACCGTGACGGCGGGGATCATCTCGGCAAAAGCCCGTAATCTCGACACCAATGGCATCCAGTCGTTCATCCAGACGGATGCAGCGGTCAACCCGGGCAACAGCGGTGGTGCACTGGTAAATACACACGGCGAACTGATTGGCATTAACACCATGATTTCGTCGATGACGGGTTCATATATCGGTTATTCGTTTGCCGTGCCCTCCAACATCGCCCGTAAGATTATCGAAGACCTGATGGAGTACGGCAATGTCCAACGCGGCGTATTGGGCGTAAACGGTGCTGAAGTCAATGGCCCGTTCTCGAAAGAATACAAACTGAATGTCAGCGAGGGCTTCTACATCGGAAGTGTCGAGAAAAATTCGGGTGCTGAAAAAGCAGGATTGAAAGAAGGGGATGTCATCACGAAAATCGACAACCGCGCCATTACGTCGTTTGCTGACCTTTCGGGTTACATTAACACCAAACGTCCGGATGATAAAGTACAGGTGACCTTCGTCCGCGGAAGCGACACCAAGACCGTGACCGTTGCCCTGACGAAAAACGAGTTCATCAGCAAGCAGTATAAAGGCATCGAATTCGAGAACATCACCGCCACCGATAAAAAGCGTTTCAACATCGGCTATGGCGTGAAGATCACGGATGTTACCAACGCCCGACTGGCCCCGTATGCGCAGGACCTTAAGGGTGGTGTCATCCTACGGATCAACAATACGAAGATCATGGACGTCGAAACCGCTACGAAAATGCTATCAGGCGTCGACGACAATGAAAGCGTGCAAATTGAAATGTTAACGGCAAACGGACAGGTGGTACGTTTTATTCTCTAA
- a CDS encoding glyceraldehyde-3-phosphate dehydrogenase, whose translation MSNTSVYERELSLQADRRRAGVELIKLISDAWYDKAIEMVLFRNQLIDRSVGDIINLHEYAGEFVGKPLSVFDTVEIAKAIYALDLAPSRLDIGKLTYEFRMDEDRYSNPMAFIIDRLRDSKQGGDIQPKDVVLYGFGRIGRLLARELMSKMGKGTQLRLRAIVTRDKNDAVTLEKRASLLRNDSIHGDFDGSVVADAKNNALIINGTTVHIITADAPEEIDYTKYGIQDALLIDNTGAFTTKEALERHMASPGISKVLLTAPGKGVPNIVYGVNHNDYKPDETDIYSAASCTTNAITPILKAVEDTLGVKKGHLETIHAYTNDQNLVDNMHKKYRRGRAAALNMVITETGAGSAVAKALPSLTGKLTSNAIRVPVPNGSLVVLNLEVGKKTSVEEVNSIIKRYALEGELVEQIKYSLSNELVSSDIVGTSAPSIFDSNATIVSADGKNIVLYVWYDNEYGYSHQVMRLAKYIAKVRRYTYY comes from the coding sequence ATGAGCAACACTTCCGTTTACGAAAGGGAACTTTCCTTACAGGCTGACCGGCGCAGGGCTGGCGTCGAACTCATCAAACTCATCAGCGACGCCTGGTATGACAAGGCCATCGAGATGGTGCTTTTCCGCAACCAGCTAATCGATCGCAGCGTGGGCGACATCATCAACCTGCACGAATATGCCGGTGAATTCGTCGGAAAGCCACTTTCTGTTTTTGACACGGTAGAAATCGCCAAGGCCATTTACGCACTTGACCTGGCTCCTTCCCGACTCGATATCGGTAAATTGACGTATGAGTTCCGTATGGACGAAGACCGCTACAGCAATCCGATGGCGTTCATCATCGACCGCCTTCGTGATTCGAAACAAGGCGGTGACATACAGCCAAAAGACGTGGTGTTGTATGGCTTTGGCCGTATCGGACGGTTGTTGGCGCGCGAACTCATGTCGAAAATGGGGAAAGGGACGCAGTTGCGCCTTCGTGCTATCGTGACACGCGACAAAAACGACGCCGTCACGCTTGAAAAACGTGCCTCCTTACTTCGCAACGACTCGATCCACGGGGATTTTGACGGTTCGGTTGTCGCTGACGCTAAAAACAACGCCCTGATCATAAACGGCACGACCGTTCACATCATTACCGCCGACGCGCCGGAGGAAATCGACTATACGAAATACGGCATCCAGGACGCCTTACTGATTGATAACACCGGTGCCTTTACGACAAAAGAAGCGCTCGAACGCCATATGGCCTCACCTGGCATTTCGAAGGTGCTGTTGACGGCTCCCGGAAAAGGCGTTCCGAATATCGTATACGGCGTGAACCACAACGATTACAAGCCAGACGAAACGGACATTTATTCGGCCGCGTCATGCACGACCAACGCCATTACACCCATCCTGAAAGCGGTTGAGGACACGCTTGGGGTGAAGAAAGGCCACCTTGAAACCATCCATGCCTATACCAACGACCAAAACCTGGTCGATAACATGCACAAGAAATACCGTCGCGGACGTGCTGCGGCGCTGAATATGGTCATCACCGAAACGGGGGCCGGTAGCGCGGTGGCGAAAGCGCTTCCTTCCCTAACCGGAAAACTCACCTCAAATGCGATTCGCGTGCCGGTGCCGAACGGCTCCCTGGTCGTACTCAATCTGGAAGTCGGTAAGAAAACCAGTGTAGAAGAAGTGAATTCCATCATCAAGCGCTATGCACTGGAAGGCGAACTGGTCGAGCAAATCAAATACTCGCTTAGCAATGAGCTCGTGTCGTCGGATATCGTGGGCACCTCGGCGCCGTCGATCTTTGACAGCAACGCGACAATCGTATCGGCCGACGGTAAAAACATCGTGCTGTATGTGTGGTACGACAACGAATACGGCTATAGCCACCAGGTAATGCGTTTGGCGAAGTATATCGCGAAGGTGCGTCGATACACGTATTATTAA
- a CDS encoding aconitate hydratase: MAFDIEMIRKVYANMPDRVNKAREIVGRPLTLTEKILYNHLWDGMPSSAFTRGKDYVDFAPDRVACQDATAQMALLQFMHAGKPKVAVPTTVHCDHLIQAKVDAKTDLAVAKQQSNEVFDFLSSISNKYGIGFWKPGAGIIHQVVLENYAFPGGMMIGTDSHTVNAGGLGMIAIGVGGADAVDVMSGMAWELKFPKLIGVKLTGKLSGWTAPKDVILKVAGILTVKGGTGAVVEYFGEGATAMSCTGKGTICNMGAEIGATTSTFGYDESMDRYLRSTGRADVADAANAIAPYLTADPEVYANPEQYFDQVIEINLSELEPHLNGPFTPDLATPISKMKEEAIKNDWPLRIEVGLIGSCTNSSYEDIARAASLAQQVADKKLKTKAQFTITPGSEQVRYTIERDGFIDIFDKINATVFANACGPCIGMWDREGAEKEQRNTIVHSFNRNFSKRADGNPNTLAFVGSPELVTALAIAGDLSFNPLTDTLINEDGEEVRLDEPTGAELPPRGFAVDDPGYQAPAEDGSKVQVAVSPTSERLQLLAPFDAWDGKNISGAKLLIKAFGKCTTDHISMAGPWLRFRGHLDNISNNMLIGAVNAFNQKANSVKNQLTGQYEAVPAVQRAYKAQGIPSIVVGDHNYGEGSSREHAAMEPRFLGVKAVLVKSFARIHETNLKKQGMLALTFANEADYDKIQEDDTINFLDLTEFAPGKPLTLEFVHQDGSKDIILANHTYNEGQIGWFVAGSALNLIAQAGEA; encoded by the coding sequence ATGGCATTTGATATTGAAATGATCCGAAAAGTGTATGCCAACATGCCGGATCGCGTGAACAAAGCGCGTGAAATCGTGGGGCGTCCGCTCACCCTTACTGAGAAAATCCTGTATAACCACCTGTGGGACGGAATGCCGTCTTCCGCCTTCACACGCGGCAAAGACTACGTTGATTTCGCACCTGACCGTGTGGCCTGCCAGGATGCAACGGCCCAGATGGCGTTGTTGCAGTTTATGCACGCCGGAAAACCGAAAGTGGCCGTACCTACAACCGTACACTGCGACCACCTGATCCAGGCGAAAGTCGATGCCAAGACCGATTTGGCGGTGGCAAAACAACAAAGCAACGAAGTATTTGACTTCCTTTCCTCTATCTCCAATAAATACGGTATCGGTTTCTGGAAGCCGGGTGCTGGTATCATCCACCAGGTCGTGCTCGAGAACTACGCGTTTCCGGGCGGGATGATGATTGGTACGGATTCGCATACGGTAAACGCCGGCGGACTCGGGATGATCGCAATCGGTGTTGGCGGTGCTGACGCTGTCGACGTGATGTCGGGTATGGCGTGGGAACTGAAATTTCCGAAACTGATCGGGGTAAAACTGACGGGTAAACTCTCAGGCTGGACCGCTCCTAAAGACGTCATCCTGAAAGTAGCCGGTATCCTGACCGTAAAAGGGGGGACAGGTGCCGTTGTAGAATATTTCGGGGAAGGGGCCACGGCGATGTCATGTACCGGAAAAGGAACGATTTGTAACATGGGCGCTGAAATCGGTGCCACGACGTCAACGTTCGGGTACGACGAATCGATGGACCGCTACCTGCGTTCGACCGGACGTGCGGATGTGGCAGATGCGGCCAACGCCATCGCGCCTTACCTCACAGCCGATCCGGAAGTATATGCCAACCCTGAACAATACTTCGACCAGGTAATCGAAATCAACCTGTCGGAACTAGAGCCGCACCTGAACGGCCCTTTCACACCGGATTTGGCAACGCCGATTTCCAAAATGAAAGAGGAAGCGATCAAAAACGACTGGCCGCTTCGCATTGAAGTGGGTCTGATCGGGTCGTGTACGAACTCGTCCTACGAAGACATCGCCCGCGCCGCGTCATTGGCGCAGCAGGTAGCCGATAAAAAACTGAAAACAAAAGCGCAGTTCACCATTACACCGGGTTCTGAGCAAGTGCGTTATACAATCGAACGCGATGGTTTCATCGATATCTTCGACAAAATCAACGCAACGGTATTTGCCAATGCCTGCGGACCGTGTATCGGTATGTGGGATCGTGAAGGAGCCGAGAAGGAGCAGCGCAACACGATTGTGCACTCGTTCAACCGGAACTTTTCGAAGCGTGCCGACGGTAACCCCAACACCCTGGCGTTCGTAGGTTCACCTGAGTTGGTGACAGCCCTGGCCATCGCCGGCGACCTTTCCTTTAACCCGCTTACCGACACGCTTATCAACGAAGATGGCGAAGAAGTGCGCCTCGACGAACCGACCGGCGCTGAATTGCCGCCACGTGGTTTCGCTGTAGACGATCCAGGTTATCAGGCTCCGGCGGAAGACGGATCGAAGGTACAGGTAGCGGTTAGTCCAACGTCTGAACGTCTTCAACTGCTGGCGCCCTTCGATGCGTGGGACGGCAAGAACATCAGTGGGGCCAAACTGCTTATCAAGGCGTTTGGTAAATGTACTACCGATCACATCTCAATGGCAGGGCCGTGGTTGCGTTTCCGCGGTCACCTCGACAATATCTCGAACAACATGCTGATTGGTGCCGTCAATGCATTCAACCAAAAGGCGAATAGCGTGAAGAACCAACTGACAGGTCAATATGAAGCGGTACCGGCGGTGCAGCGTGCCTACAAAGCACAGGGTATCCCGTCGATTGTAGTGGGCGACCACAACTATGGAGAAGGATCGTCACGTGAGCATGCGGCCATGGAACCGCGTTTCCTTGGGGTTAAGGCGGTATTGGTGAAGTCGTTCGCCCGTATCCACGAAACCAACCTGAAGAAACAGGGTATGCTGGCACTGACGTTCGCCAACGAAGCGGATTACGATAAGATCCAGGAAGATGACACCATCAACTTCCTCGACCTGACCGAATTCGCACCGGGCAAACCGTTGACACTTGAGTTCGTGCACCAGGATGGTTCGAAAGACATCATCCTCGCGAACCATACGTACAATGAGGGCCAAATCGGCTGGTTTGTAGCCGGTTCGGCACTGAACCTGATTGCACAGGCAGGAGAGGCATAA